In a single window of the Olivibacter sp. SDN3 genome:
- a CDS encoding NAD(P)-dependent oxidoreductase, whose product MKIFLFGSTGGTGKEILLSLLEDNFQVTALARDPSALAFADISSNFHIVKGNVYDPESYQEELGNCDVVISTLGPRTSRSKTEIYSKGGQAILSAMRKAKIKRLITLTAAAFDPNDPNYNNFLLRFIVRPLLKNIYVDMQKWEDILEHTTDISWTCIRPSRLTNGSEKGNYRIQQNYCPNGGRKISRKDLANFVISQIHSTDFIHKKPAIAY is encoded by the coding sequence ATGAAAATATTCCTATTTGGGTCAACGGGCGGAACAGGCAAGGAAATTTTGTTAAGCTTATTGGAAGACAACTTTCAGGTGACTGCATTAGCAAGGGATCCTTCCGCATTAGCATTTGCGGATATTTCCAGTAATTTCCATATTGTAAAAGGCAATGTCTATGACCCCGAATCCTATCAGGAAGAATTGGGCAATTGCGATGTCGTGATTTCGACCTTGGGCCCCAGAACATCAAGAAGCAAAACAGAAATTTACTCCAAAGGCGGACAAGCTATCCTTTCTGCCATGCGGAAAGCGAAGATAAAACGTCTCATAACGCTCACTGCCGCTGCATTTGATCCGAATGACCCTAATTATAATAACTTTCTTCTCAGGTTTATCGTGAGACCCTTACTAAAGAACATTTACGTAGACATGCAGAAATGGGAGGATATTTTAGAGCACACTACAGACATCTCGTGGACGTGCATTCGCCCAAGCCGCCTGACCAACGGATCAGAAAAAGGGAATTATCGTATCCAACAAAACTATTGTCCGAACGGCGGCCGAAAGATCAGCAGAAAAGATCTGGCAAACTTTGTCATTAGTCAAATTCATTCAACCGACTTCATACACAAAAAGCCTGCAATTGCGTATTAA
- a CDS encoding VOC family protein yields the protein MEQNNTITHIEIPAPDLAKAISFYSTVFNWRIEIVTENSYAFFLIGDTNTGGGLNTSLKPAAEKCGPQIVVDVADIGQTLDKINASGGSVTLKKTEIGGGHGFYASFRDPNGNHLQIHSHE from the coding sequence ATGGAGCAGAATAATACCATTACCCATATTGAGATTCCGGCGCCAGACTTGGCGAAAGCTATTTCTTTTTACTCAACAGTATTTAATTGGAGGATTGAAATAGTAACCGAAAACAGCTATGCGTTTTTTTTAATCGGTGATACCAACACAGGCGGTGGGCTTAACACTTCGCTGAAACCGGCAGCAGAAAAATGCGGACCGCAAATCGTTGTGGATGTAGCGGACATTGGACAGACGCTGGACAAAATTAACGCTTCTGGAGGTTCAGTCACCCTGAAAAAAACCGAGATCGGCGGCGGACATGGGTTTTATGCGTCTTTTCGCGACCCTAACGGGAATCATTTACAAATTCATTCCCATGAGTAG
- a CDS encoding carboxypeptidase-like regulatory domain-containing protein — protein MSLTLSDTSRLYKPATRENDRLHYRPVDLDIWYPSSKNKGEPMHFGELFTLFEQRAVAYQDNEDYSGITNELAQYYVAELGLGMNGQDLLHIVTDSYVDLPVDNKQHPIIIYMAGLNGMGFENYKVLEKLAQSGFVVVSIWSVGQYPGNMTNEMKDMMEQVYDAEFALEYLKEKEMFNIDFDKIGVLGCSWGGMGGGVLLNRNPNIKAMVSFDGSESHYFGDINDRNLYANEADGQDNDEYINAIHKANLLNPESLHTAYLYFESGDKLNEFVPTAVYDYYKKSNAEKYYLRFTDSRHEDFICIPSVLNASDASVNIYTDLTNTALAFFNKILKSRNSEFNQVWTDLITKDNISIIPFQMEKSSTKSGLKVQLSGHIVDARSKTPLQYANIGILDREIGTVSDDQGKFSLTIEKEYENDTLKISSTGYKPSKMLIKDITTRSALSVALEEETNNLDEVIITAKGVRKQTLGNKTKSRFLSAGFRYNQLGAEMGIKINIRKKPTMVEAFNFNIPHNRLSAGAVFRLNFYSVEDNRPLDNILTKNILIAIEPKQTGLVTVDLKDYGIVLRDDVIVMLEWVASEGKNHKGEAIFFSLGLLGNGTMYKESSQAKYKKYGSLGVGFNIEVSY, from the coding sequence ATGTCGCTAACATTAAGCGATACAAGTAGACTATATAAGCCAGCCACGCGCGAAAACGACAGACTACATTATCGACCGGTTGATTTAGATATTTGGTATCCATCTTCTAAAAATAAAGGCGAGCCTATGCATTTTGGTGAACTTTTTACGCTATTTGAACAACGGGCGGTTGCCTATCAAGATAATGAAGACTATTCTGGAATAACCAATGAATTGGCACAATATTACGTTGCCGAATTAGGCCTGGGAATGAATGGCCAAGACTTACTTCATATTGTCACAGATAGTTATGTGGATCTTCCGGTGGATAATAAACAGCATCCAATAATAATTTACATGGCAGGCCTCAACGGAATGGGTTTTGAGAATTATAAGGTACTGGAAAAACTTGCGCAAAGCGGGTTTGTGGTGGTTTCTATCTGGTCAGTAGGACAATACCCGGGTAACATGACCAATGAAATGAAGGATATGATGGAGCAGGTATACGACGCTGAATTCGCGTTGGAATACCTGAAAGAAAAAGAAATGTTCAATATCGATTTCGATAAAATCGGCGTGCTTGGCTGCAGTTGGGGAGGAATGGGTGGGGGCGTTTTACTCAATAGAAACCCTAACATAAAAGCCATGGTTTCATTTGATGGCTCAGAATCACATTATTTTGGAGATATCAATGATCGTAATCTGTACGCCAATGAAGCAGACGGTCAAGATAATGATGAGTATATTAACGCCATACACAAAGCCAACCTGCTAAATCCAGAAAGTCTGCATACGGCATACCTATATTTTGAAAGCGGAGATAAACTAAATGAGTTTGTGCCAACAGCAGTGTACGATTATTACAAAAAGTCAAATGCAGAGAAATACTATTTGCGTTTTACAGACAGTAGGCATGAAGACTTTATCTGTATCCCATCCGTATTAAATGCTTCTGACGCTTCGGTCAACATATATACAGACTTGACGAATACTGCCTTGGCTTTTTTTAACAAAATACTTAAAAGTAGAAATTCCGAGTTTAATCAGGTGTGGACAGATTTAATCACAAAAGATAATATTTCGATAATCCCATTTCAAATGGAAAAAAGTAGCACTAAAAGTGGACTTAAGGTACAATTGTCTGGACATATAGTTGATGCCAGATCAAAAACGCCGTTGCAGTATGCAAACATAGGCATTCTAGATAGAGAAATAGGGACGGTTTCCGACGATCAAGGTAAATTCAGTCTTACGATTGAAAAAGAATATGAAAATGACACCTTAAAAATTTCATCAACCGGATATAAACCCAGTAAAATGCTAATCAAAGATATAACAACCAGATCGGCGTTATCCGTTGCGTTGGAAGAGGAAACAAATAACCTTGACGAGGTTATTATCACAGCCAAAGGAGTTCGGAAGCAGACACTTGGCAATAAAACTAAATCTAGGTTTTTAAGTGCGGGCTTCCGATATAACCAGCTTGGCGCAGAAATGGGTATAAAAATCAACATCCGTAAGAAACCAACGATGGTGGAAGCTTTTAACTTCAATATTCCCCATAACAGGCTCAGCGCCGGTGCAGTTTTCCGCTTGAATTTCTATAGCGTAGAAGACAATAGACCCCTTGATAACATTTTGACCAAAAACATATTGATTGCTATTGAACCGAAGCAGACGGGTTTGGTAACGGTTGATCTGAAAGACTACGGTATTGTATTAAGAGATGATGTAATCGTAATGCTTGAATGGGTGGCTTCAGAAGGAAAAAACCATAAAGGTGAAGCCATCTTTTTCTCGCTGGGTTTACTGGGTAATGGAACGATGTATAAAGAATCAAGTCAGGCAAAATATAAAAAATACGGTAGCTTGGGAGTGGGTTTTAATATTGAGGTGAGCTATTGA
- a CDS encoding FtsX-like permease family protein — MLRHYLLTAFRNLLKNKVFGAINITGLAVGYTVAILIALFICDEFSFDRYHTKADRIFRINSDFLVNGSSFHVAHAPAPLGPALKHNYPKIADAVRIKPEQVVVKTGNELFREEHSFFADANLFRVFDFITLQGNPDRFLHSPGTVVVSKRTALKYFGHTDVAGKTLMLNDSMNYSIEGVIEDLPRQSHVRFDIIRSIADDPELPSRSNIWLNVGYTTYVLANEGVSIGEIDAYLKNLTKSYAEPQLKNFINSSLEDIEVKGGRFGFYAFPLTDIHLYSTIEELEVGSNIKYVYMLGCIGLFILIIACFNYINLSTVQSITRVKEVGVRKVLGSGRRGIILQFLSESALIATITIVLCLILLYVSLPVFNQISGKDIRLFSGTGKWLTPIGLIIATFAGLLASVYPAIFSSVFQPSKALKGRIPFNLKGQKLRNGLMMVQFAAGLMLIIGTITVYKQLNFVLNTPLGYNRNQVIVLHNTAVLGVHALSFKQDILAINGVEKGTMAGFLPAYAGDNTRLFNTQATAAPGQAHALRTWFVDADFIPTLEIPMLKGRNFLPNEINDSSAVVINAKAADILGYKGNGGESVYQMGGEPVKLSVLGVMDNFNDGSLKVSSQPLVLMLSKNSTMMAFKINSRQNMHHIISRMEETYRDAVKEIDVPFNYSFLDEGYQNLYQAEEKLGKLFLYFSCIAIILAASGLVGLLGFIIQRRMKEIGLRKLLGANVYSIYGMLAKTYLYLIGFSMLIAFPAAFFLMNQWLQDFAYRTSLNLWVFVAAGGMMILIMLIIISYQLLRAANAKPVTVLRTDE, encoded by the coding sequence ATGCTGAGACATTATCTGCTGACCGCTTTTAGAAATCTGCTGAAAAACAAAGTCTTCGGGGCTATTAATATTACTGGTTTAGCTGTCGGGTATACCGTAGCGATTTTGATTGCCCTTTTCATTTGTGACGAATTTAGTTTCGACCGATACCACACGAAAGCTGACAGGATATTCCGTATCAACTCGGATTTTTTAGTAAATGGCAGCTCGTTTCATGTTGCTCACGCGCCTGCTCCACTAGGCCCTGCTCTGAAACATAACTACCCCAAGATAGCGGATGCGGTTCGGATCAAGCCAGAACAAGTAGTCGTAAAGACGGGCAATGAGCTTTTCCGGGAAGAGCACAGTTTTTTTGCCGATGCCAATCTATTTCGTGTTTTTGATTTCATTACCTTACAAGGAAACCCTGATAGATTCCTTCATAGTCCAGGTACAGTAGTTGTTTCCAAAAGAACCGCTCTGAAGTATTTTGGCCACACTGACGTCGCTGGAAAAACGCTTATGCTCAATGATAGCATGAATTACAGCATAGAAGGTGTGATAGAAGATCTACCTCGGCAATCTCATGTTCGCTTTGATATTATACGATCTATAGCAGATGACCCGGAACTCCCCTCACGCAGCAACATATGGCTCAATGTTGGATATACCACTTATGTGTTGGCAAACGAAGGAGTTTCCATTGGAGAAATCGATGCTTATCTCAAGAATTTAACGAAAAGCTACGCCGAACCACAATTGAAAAACTTTATAAATAGCTCATTAGAAGACATTGAAGTGAAAGGAGGGCGTTTTGGATTCTATGCATTCCCTTTAACAGACATCCACCTATACTCCACAATTGAAGAGCTGGAAGTTGGGAGTAACATCAAATATGTATATATGCTTGGATGTATCGGATTATTTATCCTCATCATTGCATGCTTCAATTATATTAATCTCAGTACGGTACAATCGATTACTCGCGTTAAGGAAGTGGGGGTGCGAAAGGTACTGGGATCTGGCAGACGGGGTATTATTTTGCAGTTTCTTTCAGAATCTGCACTGATTGCTACTATAACAATCGTACTATGCCTCATTCTTCTGTATGTTTCCCTCCCTGTTTTTAATCAAATTTCTGGTAAAGATATCAGGCTGTTTAGCGGAACGGGAAAGTGGCTCACGCCAATAGGTCTCATTATTGCCACCTTTGCAGGGCTATTAGCATCTGTTTATCCCGCTATCTTTAGTTCCGTTTTTCAACCCTCAAAAGCCCTCAAGGGACGAATTCCATTTAATTTAAAGGGACAAAAACTCAGAAACGGTCTGATGATGGTACAGTTTGCCGCAGGGCTTATGCTAATTATCGGTACAATAACCGTGTATAAGCAACTGAACTTTGTGCTAAATACCCCACTGGGTTACAACCGAAATCAAGTAATTGTGCTGCACAACACCGCTGTTTTAGGTGTTCACGCGCTGTCATTTAAGCAGGACATACTAGCTATAAATGGTGTGGAAAAAGGTACTATGGCCGGTTTTTTGCCCGCCTATGCTGGAGATAATACCCGCCTTTTTAACACACAGGCAACAGCAGCACCAGGCCAGGCACATGCCTTGCGAACTTGGTTTGTGGATGCTGATTTTATTCCTACGTTAGAAATACCGATGTTAAAAGGGAGAAACTTTTTACCTAACGAAATAAACGATTCTTCTGCTGTTGTAATCAATGCTAAAGCAGCCGATATACTAGGTTATAAGGGAAACGGTGGCGAGTCTGTCTACCAGATGGGAGGTGAGCCGGTTAAGTTGAGCGTGTTGGGAGTAATGGATAATTTTAATGATGGTTCTTTGAAGGTTTCCTCCCAACCTTTGGTGTTAATGCTCAGTAAAAATTCCACTATGATGGCGTTTAAAATCAATTCCCGTCAAAATATGCATCATATTATTTCAAGAATGGAAGAGACATACCGTGATGCGGTAAAGGAAATAGATGTGCCCTTCAACTATAGCTTTCTGGATGAAGGTTATCAAAATCTTTACCAAGCTGAAGAAAAACTTGGTAAATTGTTTTTATATTTCTCGTGTATTGCAATTATTCTGGCGGCATCTGGACTGGTTGGCCTCTTAGGGTTTATTATACAGAGAAGAATGAAGGAAATCGGTCTCCGCAAACTTCTCGGCGCCAATGTTTACAGTATTTATGGTATGCTGGCAAAAACTTACCTTTATCTGATTGGTTTTTCCATGCTCATTGCATTTCCCGCTGCATTTTTTCTTATGAATCAATGGTTACAGGACTTTGCCTACAGAACATCCCTAAATTTATGGGTGTTCGTTGCTGCAGGTGGAATGATGATCCTAATTATGTTAATTATAATTAGCTATCAACTTCTGCGAGCTGCAAATGCAAAGCCAGTGACCGTTCTTAGAACTGACGAATAG
- a CDS encoding serine hydrolase yields the protein MRIIIFLVLVVTTETGRSQIFFDTSSHINNNRAIFSLVVSVKDSIAYAGSFNGKENNDLFNNQSLTKNVEAVLIGIAIDKGFIRSLDTKIADFLPELKDETDKRKLNITLGDLMNQSSGLWHENLERLDIYLGLNNPSGHVLKQSLLSEPGTELYYNNAASHLLSVILSKATGQTTFDFARKYLFEPLGIQRVEWAKMKDGYYDGSGLLSVRMSTIDMNKIGRLLLNGGHYRGKPIVSQKWVEALLKPTKTFPAPWGLPNTEYGLCFYHKRYKDKKLTYGMGWGGQFLILIPDLDAVISVNQEINDQTAIQQSETFMDRIFPMIFDWINAGNQKSSDKSYKNTEQYCLKTTSLIQ from the coding sequence ATGAGAATAATCATTTTTTTAGTATTGGTCGTCACCACGGAGACCGGGAGGTCCCAGATTTTTTTTGATACCTCTTCACATATCAACAATAACCGGGCGATTTTTTCGCTCGTGGTGTCCGTAAAAGACAGCATTGCCTATGCGGGGTCTTTTAACGGTAAAGAGAACAATGATCTTTTCAATAATCAATCCTTAACTAAGAATGTTGAGGCGGTGCTGATAGGAATCGCGATTGATAAAGGTTTTATCAGATCACTTGATACAAAGATTGCTGATTTCTTGCCCGAGCTAAAAGACGAAACCGACAAACGTAAGCTTAATATTACATTAGGGGACCTAATGAACCAGTCTTCCGGGTTGTGGCATGAAAATCTGGAACGGTTGGATATTTATCTGGGGCTTAACAACCCGTCAGGTCACGTATTGAAGCAGTCTCTGCTGTCAGAACCCGGTACAGAACTTTATTACAACAACGCAGCTTCCCATCTATTATCAGTAATCCTTTCAAAGGCCACCGGACAAACTACCTTCGACTTTGCTCGCAAATACTTATTTGAACCTTTGGGTATTCAACGGGTAGAATGGGCGAAGATGAAAGATGGCTATTATGATGGCAGTGGGTTATTAAGTGTACGTATGAGTACCATTGACATGAATAAAATAGGAAGGCTGTTACTAAACGGTGGTCATTATAGAGGAAAACCGATTGTTTCTCAAAAGTGGGTAGAAGCTCTACTTAAACCTACAAAAACATTTCCGGCTCCCTGGGGCTTGCCAAATACCGAATATGGGCTTTGTTTTTACCACAAAAGGTATAAGGATAAAAAACTTACATACGGTATGGGCTGGGGTGGGCAGTTCTTGATTTTAATTCCCGATTTAGATGCGGTAATATCCGTTAATCAGGAAATAAACGATCAAACAGCTATCCAACAAAGTGAAACTTTTATGGATAGGATATTTCCAATGATTTTTGACTGGATCAATGCTGGAAATCAAAAATCATCCGATAAATCCTACAAAAATACAGAACAGTATTGCTTAAAAACTACCAGCCTTATTCAGTAA
- a CDS encoding AraC family transcriptional regulator, which translates to MANGQVLTQVRLSKERELRTVVENRRAYTLNNCELNVFETYQRCNKVPLKFNDFVITNMLRGKKVMHLFNSPGFDYLPGETVIVPPAIQMLIDFPDATLDQPTQCTALAIDRQQIINTVDYLNEHHPRENNEIWQLDFTNYHFLNDAALSATINKLIAIGSSDEIHKDVLADLTLKELLIRIMQTQHLILVEKEGSFVGNERMTVVVNYIREHLAENLHIDTLCKKTGMSKPVFFRVFKRELGVSPVEFVIRERIRLAKKYLSNNSSIKEACFAAGFNSLNYFFRMFKKHEGITPGAYQTIT; encoded by the coding sequence ATGGCAAATGGACAAGTATTGACTCAGGTACGATTAAGCAAAGAAAGGGAGTTAAGAACCGTTGTTGAGAACAGGAGAGCTTATACCTTGAATAATTGTGAGCTTAATGTATTCGAAACCTATCAGCGGTGCAACAAAGTCCCTTTAAAATTCAATGATTTTGTGATTACCAATATGTTGAGAGGTAAAAAAGTGATGCATCTTTTTAACAGTCCAGGGTTTGACTACCTGCCTGGCGAAACAGTTATAGTGCCTCCAGCCATCCAAATGCTTATTGATTTTCCTGACGCAACTTTAGATCAACCAACGCAATGTACCGCCTTAGCAATCGATAGGCAGCAGATTATAAATACTGTTGATTACTTAAACGAACACCATCCACGTGAAAACAACGAAATTTGGCAGCTGGACTTTACGAATTATCATTTTCTGAATGATGCAGCTTTATCTGCAACAATTAACAAGTTAATTGCAATTGGGAGCAGTGATGAGATTCATAAAGACGTACTGGCAGATTTAACACTCAAAGAGCTTTTGATTCGGATCATGCAAACACAACATTTAATACTTGTTGAGAAAGAAGGATCTTTTGTAGGAAACGAGCGTATGACCGTAGTAGTTAATTACATTCGTGAGCATTTAGCAGAAAATCTACATATAGATACGCTTTGCAAGAAAACCGGAATGAGTAAACCCGTATTTTTTAGAGTGTTTAAGCGGGAGCTGGGGGTAAGTCCAGTCGAGTTTGTAATTCGTGAGCGTATACGTTTAGCCAAAAAATACCTTTCTAATAATAGTTCTATAAAAGAAGCCTGTTTTGCTGCCGGATTTAATAGCTTAAACTATTTCTTTCGGATGTTTAAAAAACATGAAGGGATAACACCTGGTGCCTACCAAACGATCACTTAA
- a CDS encoding aldehyde dehydrogenase family protein, with protein sequence MALIEKPSFKERYDNFIDGKFMPPVNGKYFDNISPVDGKVFTKAARSSKEDVDLALDAAHRAFKTWSKTSAADRSNILLKVAQKIEDNLTYLAAVETVDNGKAIRETLNADLPLVVDHFRYFAAAIRTDEGSISEHDENTVSINLHEPIGVVGQIIPWNFPLLMATWKIAPALAAGCCTVVKPAEQTPASIMVLMELIGDIIPPGVLNVVNGYGVEVGKPLASSPRIAKVAFTGSTTSGRLIMQYAAENIIPSTMELGGKSPNIFFSSVADADDDYLDKAIEGAVLFALNQGEVCTCPSRILIQEDIYDKLMPRIIERTKAIKTGHPLDDASMMGAQASNEQYEKIKSYLEIGKSEGAEVILGGEINNLEEDLGGGYYIQPTIFKGNNKMRIFQEEIFGPVVCVTTFKTVEEAIEIANDTLYGLGAGVWTRDAHEIYQVPRAIQAGRVWVNQYHSYPAHAPFGGYKKSGFGRENHKMMLDHYRQTKNMLISYSKQKLGFF encoded by the coding sequence ATGGCACTTATAGAAAAACCATCGTTCAAAGAACGATACGACAATTTTATAGACGGTAAATTTATGCCGCCTGTAAACGGTAAATATTTTGATAACATATCACCGGTAGATGGTAAGGTCTTTACAAAGGCCGCCAGATCAAGCAAAGAAGATGTTGACCTCGCTTTAGATGCCGCACATCGTGCCTTTAAAACTTGGAGCAAAACCTCAGCTGCAGATAGGAGTAACATTTTATTGAAGGTAGCGCAAAAAATAGAAGATAATTTAACGTATTTGGCGGCAGTTGAAACGGTCGATAATGGCAAAGCTATACGCGAAACGCTCAACGCAGATTTACCTTTGGTAGTCGATCATTTTAGATACTTTGCTGCCGCTATCCGCACTGATGAAGGAAGTATTTCAGAACATGATGAAAATACCGTGAGCATTAATTTGCATGAACCTATTGGTGTGGTTGGACAAATTATTCCCTGGAATTTTCCCTTACTGATGGCCACTTGGAAAATAGCGCCGGCGCTTGCAGCTGGGTGTTGTACTGTGGTAAAACCTGCAGAACAAACTCCAGCCTCCATTATGGTTTTAATGGAACTGATTGGAGATATCATCCCTCCAGGGGTACTCAATGTGGTAAATGGGTATGGCGTAGAAGTGGGTAAGCCTTTAGCCTCTTCGCCAAGAATAGCGAAAGTGGCCTTTACTGGCAGCACTACATCTGGAAGATTAATTATGCAATATGCGGCAGAAAATATCATTCCTTCAACCATGGAGCTCGGCGGTAAATCACCCAATATATTTTTCAGCTCAGTTGCGGATGCAGATGATGATTATCTTGATAAGGCCATAGAAGGAGCGGTATTATTTGCCCTTAACCAGGGAGAAGTATGTACTTGTCCGTCGCGCATTCTCATCCAGGAAGACATATATGATAAGCTGATGCCTCGTATTATAGAACGTACAAAAGCGATCAAAACAGGTCATCCGCTCGACGATGCCAGTATGATGGGAGCACAGGCATCAAATGAGCAGTATGAAAAAATTAAATCCTATCTGGAAATAGGAAAGTCTGAAGGAGCTGAAGTAATACTTGGTGGTGAAATAAACAACTTAGAAGAAGATTTAGGGGGAGGATATTATATACAACCGACGATTTTTAAGGGGAATAATAAAATGCGCATCTTCCAAGAAGAGATTTTTGGCCCCGTGGTATGCGTAACAACATTCAAAACGGTTGAAGAAGCCATTGAGATTGCCAATGATACGTTATACGGCCTTGGAGCTGGCGTTTGGACACGTGACGCTCATGAAATATACCAGGTTCCGAGAGCCATCCAAGCTGGCCGTGTTTGGGTAAATCAATATCATTCTTACCCCGCGCATGCGCCATTTGGTGGATATAAAAAATCAGGTTTCGGTAGAGAAAACCATAAAATGATGCTTGATCACTATCGCCAAACCAAGAACATGTTAATCTCCTATAGTAAGCAGAAACTGGGCTTTTTCTAG
- a CDS encoding DUF779 domain-containing protein has product MGTKRILVSEKAAKVIRRLKEDYGDLIFHQSGGCCEGSYPHCFQANEFRIGDSDICLGEIEGCKFYMAKDQFTYWKHTQLTLDVLEGRGASFSLESVLDMGFIIRSRIFTEAELEELGPII; this is encoded by the coding sequence ATGGGCACCAAAAGAATTTTAGTTTCAGAAAAGGCTGCGAAAGTGATAAGGCGGTTAAAAGAAGATTACGGTGATCTTATATTTCATCAAAGCGGTGGTTGTTGCGAGGGCTCTTATCCTCACTGCTTTCAAGCAAATGAATTTAGAATTGGGGATAGCGATATTTGCCTAGGCGAAATTGAAGGTTGCAAATTTTACATGGCAAAAGATCAGTTTACTTATTGGAAACATACACAACTAACGTTGGATGTTTTAGAAGGTAGAGGCGCTTCGTTTTCTTTAGAGAGCGTGTTGGATATGGGTTTTATTATCCGGTCTCGTATTTTTACCGAGGCAGAACTTGAAGAGCTAGGGCCTATAATTTAG
- a CDS encoding AraC family transcriptional regulator: MELTHFFFAFTSGSLWLLSFLFLMNVPGVNVKANRWLGAFYFILACTFTQLYIESSDFVHRYPLLIHYLELPRWAMLPCFYMAMLYFVNPGRKSLTIFFHFTPVLLFLLFSLVYIMPPFSGKANPLPDLPNFAPLIISHFFSLQLVVYWLLCFVAVRIHAQNIRLIASSIERIDLTWIKYVLFSLLFLLFLRISASVFEPLSAYLPVLYFLGTALLAYFSLKQGVIYPIRPAQLHELTEVFSKKPTTERLTTEQVDMLKTKVVTFMEKEKLYLEPGLTLPALADKIGISTHELSYVLNNGLSKNFYQFVNEMRVEEAKRLLASDEVNRLDMRGIATYAGFNSKTTFNTTFKKITGQTPTTFLKSFENPT, encoded by the coding sequence TTGGAATTGACGCACTTTTTTTTCGCTTTTACTTCGGGTAGCTTATGGTTACTGTCCTTTCTTTTCCTGATGAACGTTCCGGGTGTTAACGTCAAAGCTAACCGATGGCTAGGAGCTTTTTACTTTATCCTTGCCTGCACTTTTACACAACTTTACATCGAATCCTCTGATTTTGTTCATCGATATCCCTTACTTATTCATTATTTGGAACTACCAAGGTGGGCTATGCTCCCCTGCTTTTATATGGCCATGCTATACTTTGTTAACCCTGGAAGGAAGTCTTTGACCATTTTTTTTCATTTTACACCTGTACTGCTTTTTCTTCTTTTTTCACTTGTGTATATTATGCCTCCATTTTCGGGAAAAGCCAATCCATTACCAGACTTACCTAATTTTGCTCCTTTGATAATCAGCCATTTCTTTTCCCTTCAACTAGTCGTTTACTGGTTGCTGTGTTTTGTCGCGGTACGCATCCATGCCCAGAATATACGCCTGATAGCTTCTTCCATCGAGCGCATCGACTTGACCTGGATAAAATATGTGCTGTTTTCACTGCTGTTCTTATTGTTTTTACGTATATCCGCAAGCGTATTTGAGCCACTATCGGCCTACCTACCGGTGCTCTATTTTCTCGGTACCGCGCTGCTTGCTTATTTTTCTTTGAAACAGGGCGTCATTTATCCTATACGGCCAGCACAGTTACACGAATTGACCGAAGTATTCAGTAAGAAACCAACAACTGAAAGACTGACTACCGAACAAGTTGACATGCTCAAAACAAAAGTTGTGACTTTCATGGAAAAGGAAAAATTATATTTGGAACCCGGACTAACATTGCCTGCGCTAGCTGATAAAATTGGGATCAGTACGCACGAGCTTTCTTATGTGTTAAATAACGGACTATCTAAAAATTTTTATCAGTTTGTTAATGAGATGCGTGTGGAGGAAGCGAAGCGTTTGCTGGCATCTGACGAGGTTAACCGTCTGGACATGCGTGGTATTGCCACCTACGCCGGATTCAATTCTAAAACCACCTTCAATACAACCTTCAAAAAAATAACCGGCCAAACGCCAACAACATTCTTAAAATCTTTCGAAAATCCCACCTAG